A single Schistocerca piceifrons isolate TAMUIC-IGC-003096 chromosome 6, iqSchPice1.1, whole genome shotgun sequence DNA region contains:
- the LOC124802760 gene encoding alpha-ketoglutarate-dependent dioxygenase alkB homolog 6 — protein sequence MDYQKYKIEKIPGTVYYIPQFITEEEERYIIEHVDSVPKPKWTQLSHRRLQNWGGVPHPKGMIAEKIPDWLKKYIDKIATLGIFETEKCPNHVLINEYLPGQGIMPHTDGPLFYPTVTTISCGSHTLLEFQPSKSEDCQGASVQDDASKGPTFSLLLEQRSLLILQDELYHNYLHSIAEVMDDHVTNNIANLHVCSGNYVLGEKLTRGRRVSLTIRHVPKTTKLKISVGK from the exons ATTCCAGGCACAGTATACTACATTCCTCAGTTcataacagaggaggaggagaggtaCATTATAGAACATGTTGATTCTGTACCAAAACCAAAGTGGACCCAGTTGTCACACCGTAGACTTCAGAACTGGGGTGGTGTTCCTCATCCGAAAGGAATGATTGCTGAGAAGATACCAGAT TGGTTAAAGAAATATATTGATAAGATAGCCACCCTGGGAATCTTTGAAACTGAGAAGTGTCCAAATCATGTCCTAATAAACGAGTATCTCCCTGGACAGGGGATAATG CCCCATACTGATGGTCCTCTGTTCTATCCAACGGTTACAACAATAAGCTGTGGCTCTCACACCCTTCTGGAATTTCAGCCTTCTAAGAGTGAAGACTGCCAGGGAGCATCTGTG CAGGATGATGCATCAAAGGGTCCAACATTCTCTCTTCTTTTGGAACAAAGGAGTTTACTCATCCTGCAGGATGAATTATATCACAATTACCTTCACTCAATAGCAGAAGTTATGGATGATCATGTGACAAACAATATTGCAAATCTCCATGTGTGTTCAGGAAATTATGTTTTGGGAGAGAAACTTACTAGGGGCCGAAGAGTTTCTCTGACTATTCGTCATGTTCCCAAGACAACGAAGTTAAAGATCTCAGTAGGCAAGTGA